From one Felis catus isolate Fca126 chromosome E2, F.catus_Fca126_mat1.0, whole genome shotgun sequence genomic stretch:
- the IST1 gene encoding IST1 homolog isoform X5, translated as MLGSGFKAERLRVNLRLVINRLKLLEKKKTELAQKARKEIADYLAAGKDERARIRVEHIIREDYLVEAMEILELYCDLLLARFGLIQSMKELDSGLAESVSTLIWAAPRLQSEVAELKIVADQLCAKYSKEYGKLCRTNQIGTVNDRLMHKLSVEAPPKILVERYLIEIAKNYNVPYEPDSVVMAEAPPGIETDLIDVGFTDDVKKGGPGRGGGGGFAAPVGGPDGTVPVPMPVPMPMPSPSTPFSYPLPKGPSDFNGLPMGTYQAFPNIHPPQIPATPPSYESYLCFRLMTLMLIRMSLLHRLLVLGPSRKPPQSPLPDLWTPATTLYYQSCRLCQTHYRLHLLVPTPQHLRTLTLMIFPGDLKS; from the exons ATGCTGGGCTCTGGATTTAAAGCTGAGCGTTTACGAGTCAATTTGAGACTAGTCATAAACCGTCTTAaactattggaaaaaaaaaaaa CGGAATTGgcccagaaagcaaggaaagagaTTGCTGACTATCTGGCTGCTGGGAAAGATGAACGAGCTCGGATCCGTGTGGAGCACATCATCCGAGAAGACTACCTCGTGGAGGCCATGGAGATCCTGGAGCTCTATTGTGACCTGCTGCTGGCTCGGTTTGGCCTCATCCAGTCTATGAA GGAACTAGATTCTGGTCTGGCTGAATCTGTGTCTACACTGATATGGGCTGCTCCTCGACTCCAGTCAGAAGTGGCTGAGTTGAAAATA gTTGCTGATCAGCTCTGTGCCAAGTATAGCAAGGAATATGGCAAGTTATGTAGGACCAACCAGATTGGAACTGTGAATGACAGG CTAATGCACAAACTGAGTGTGGAAGCCCCACCCAAGATCCTGGTGGAGAGATATCTGATTGAAATTGCCAAGAACTATAATGTGCCCTATGAGCCCGACTCTGTGGTCATG gCAGAAGCTCCTCCTGGCATAGAGACCGATCTTATTGATGTTGGATTCACAGATGATGTGAAGAAAGGGGGccctggaagaggaggagggggtggttTTGCTGCACCAGTTGGTGGACCTGACGGAACAGTGCCAGTGCCTATGCCTGTGCCTATGCCCATGCCCTCTCCAAGTACTCCTTTTTCCTACCCACTTCCAAAGGGACCA TCGGATTTCAATGGATTGCCAATGGGGACTTACCAGGCTTTTCCCAATATTCATCCACCTCAGATACCAGCAACTCCCCCATCGTATGAATCT TATTTGTGTTTCAGGTTGATGACGTTAATGCTGATAAGAATGTCTCTTCTGCACAGATTGTTG GTCCTGGGCCCAAGCCGGAAGCCCCCGCAAAGCCCCCTTCCAGACCTGTGGACACCTGCGACAACTTTGTACTACCAGAGTTGCCGTCTGTGCCAGACACACTACCGACTGCATCTGCTGGTGCCAACACCTCAGCATCTGAGGACATTGACTTTGATGATCTTTCCCGGAGATttgaagagttaa
- the IST1 gene encoding IST1 homolog isoform X2 has protein sequence MLGSGFKAERLRVNLRLVINRLKLLEKKKTELAQKARKEIADYLAAGKDERARIRVEHIIREDYLVEAMEILELYCDLLLARFGLIQSMKELDSGLAESVSTLIWAAPRLQSEVAELKIVADQLCAKYSKEYGKLCRTNQIGTVNDRLMHKLSVEAPPKILVERYLIEIAKNYNVPYEPDSVVMAEAPPGIETDLIDVGFTDDVKKGGPGRGGGGGFAAPVGGPDGTVPVPMPVPMPMPSPSTPFSYPLPKGPSDFNGLPMGTYQAFPNIHPPQIPATPPSYESIVGPGPKPEAPAKPPSRPVDTCDNFVLPELPSVPDTLPTASAGANTSASEDIDFDDLSRRFEELKKKT, from the exons ATGCTGGGCTCTGGATTTAAAGCTGAGCGTTTACGAGTCAATTTGAGACTAGTCATAAACCGTCTTAaactattggaaaaaaaaaaaa CGGAATTGgcccagaaagcaaggaaagagaTTGCTGACTATCTGGCTGCTGGGAAAGATGAACGAGCTCGGATCCGTGTGGAGCACATCATCCGAGAAGACTACCTCGTGGAGGCCATGGAGATCCTGGAGCTCTATTGTGACCTGCTGCTGGCTCGGTTTGGCCTCATCCAGTCTATGAA GGAACTAGATTCTGGTCTGGCTGAATCTGTGTCTACACTGATATGGGCTGCTCCTCGACTCCAGTCAGAAGTGGCTGAGTTGAAAATA gTTGCTGATCAGCTCTGTGCCAAGTATAGCAAGGAATATGGCAAGTTATGTAGGACCAACCAGATTGGAACTGTGAATGACAGG CTAATGCACAAACTGAGTGTGGAAGCCCCACCCAAGATCCTGGTGGAGAGATATCTGATTGAAATTGCCAAGAACTATAATGTGCCCTATGAGCCCGACTCTGTGGTCATG gCAGAAGCTCCTCCTGGCATAGAGACCGATCTTATTGATGTTGGATTCACAGATGATGTGAAGAAAGGGGGccctggaagaggaggagggggtggttTTGCTGCACCAGTTGGTGGACCTGACGGAACAGTGCCAGTGCCTATGCCTGTGCCTATGCCCATGCCCTCTCCAAGTACTCCTTTTTCCTACCCACTTCCAAAGGGACCA TCGGATTTCAATGGATTGCCAATGGGGACTTACCAGGCTTTTCCCAATATTCATCCACCTCAGATACCAGCAACTCCCCCATCGTATGAATCT ATTGTTG GTCCTGGGCCCAAGCCGGAAGCCCCCGCAAAGCCCCCTTCCAGACCTGTGGACACCTGCGACAACTTTGTACTACCAGAGTTGCCGTCTGTGCCAGACACACTACCGACTGCATCTGCTGGTGCCAACACCTCAGCATCTGAGGACATTGACTTTGATGATCTTTCCCGGAGATttgaagagttaaaaaagaaaacctag
- the IST1 gene encoding IST1 homolog isoform X4 — protein sequence MEILELYCDLLLARFGLIQSMKELDSGLAESVSTLIWAAPRLQSEVAELKIVADQLCAKYSKEYGKLCRTNQIGTVNDRLMHKLSVEAPPKILVERYLIEIAKNYNVPYEPDSVVMAEAPPGIETDLIDVGFTDDVKKGGPGRGGGGGFAAPVGGPDGTVPVPMPVPMPMPSPSTPFSYPLPKGPSDFNGLPMGTYQAFPNIHPPQIPATPPSYESVDDVNADKNVSSAQIVGPGPKPEAPAKPPSRPVDTCDNFVLPELPSVPDTLPTASAGANTSASEDIDFDDLSRRFEELKKKT from the exons ATGGAGATCCTGGAGCTCTATTGTGACCTGCTGCTGGCTCGGTTTGGCCTCATCCAGTCTATGAA GGAACTAGATTCTGGTCTGGCTGAATCTGTGTCTACACTGATATGGGCTGCTCCTCGACTCCAGTCAGAAGTGGCTGAGTTGAAAATA gTTGCTGATCAGCTCTGTGCCAAGTATAGCAAGGAATATGGCAAGTTATGTAGGACCAACCAGATTGGAACTGTGAATGACAGG CTAATGCACAAACTGAGTGTGGAAGCCCCACCCAAGATCCTGGTGGAGAGATATCTGATTGAAATTGCCAAGAACTATAATGTGCCCTATGAGCCCGACTCTGTGGTCATG gCAGAAGCTCCTCCTGGCATAGAGACCGATCTTATTGATGTTGGATTCACAGATGATGTGAAGAAAGGGGGccctggaagaggaggagggggtggttTTGCTGCACCAGTTGGTGGACCTGACGGAACAGTGCCAGTGCCTATGCCTGTGCCTATGCCCATGCCCTCTCCAAGTACTCCTTTTTCCTACCCACTTCCAAAGGGACCA TCGGATTTCAATGGATTGCCAATGGGGACTTACCAGGCTTTTCCCAATATTCATCCACCTCAGATACCAGCAACTCCCCCATCGTATGAATCT GTTGATGACGTTAATGCTGATAAGAATGTCTCTTCTGCACAGATTGTTG GTCCTGGGCCCAAGCCGGAAGCCCCCGCAAAGCCCCCTTCCAGACCTGTGGACACCTGCGACAACTTTGTACTACCAGAGTTGCCGTCTGTGCCAGACACACTACCGACTGCATCTGCTGGTGCCAACACCTCAGCATCTGAGGACATTGACTTTGATGATCTTTCCCGGAGATttgaagagttaaaaaagaaaacctag
- the IST1 gene encoding IST1 homolog isoform X3, producing the protein MLGSGFKAERLRVNLRLVINRLKLLEKKKTELAQKARKEIADYLAAGKDERARIRVEHIIREDYLVEAMEILELYCDLLLARFGLIQSMKELDSGLAESVSTLIWAAPRLQSEVAELKIVADQLCAKYSKEYGKLCRTNQIGTVNDRAEAPPGIETDLIDVGFTDDVKKGGPGRGGGGGFAAPVGGPDGTVPVPMPVPMPMPSPSTPFSYPLPKGPSDFNGLPMGTYQAFPNIHPPQIPATPPSYESVDDVNADKNVSSAQIVGPGPKPEAPAKPPSRPVDTCDNFVLPELPSVPDTLPTASAGANTSASEDIDFDDLSRRFEELKKKT; encoded by the exons ATGCTGGGCTCTGGATTTAAAGCTGAGCGTTTACGAGTCAATTTGAGACTAGTCATAAACCGTCTTAaactattggaaaaaaaaaaaa CGGAATTGgcccagaaagcaaggaaagagaTTGCTGACTATCTGGCTGCTGGGAAAGATGAACGAGCTCGGATCCGTGTGGAGCACATCATCCGAGAAGACTACCTCGTGGAGGCCATGGAGATCCTGGAGCTCTATTGTGACCTGCTGCTGGCTCGGTTTGGCCTCATCCAGTCTATGAA GGAACTAGATTCTGGTCTGGCTGAATCTGTGTCTACACTGATATGGGCTGCTCCTCGACTCCAGTCAGAAGTGGCTGAGTTGAAAATA gTTGCTGATCAGCTCTGTGCCAAGTATAGCAAGGAATATGGCAAGTTATGTAGGACCAACCAGATTGGAACTGTGAATGACAGG gCAGAAGCTCCTCCTGGCATAGAGACCGATCTTATTGATGTTGGATTCACAGATGATGTGAAGAAAGGGGGccctggaagaggaggagggggtggttTTGCTGCACCAGTTGGTGGACCTGACGGAACAGTGCCAGTGCCTATGCCTGTGCCTATGCCCATGCCCTCTCCAAGTACTCCTTTTTCCTACCCACTTCCAAAGGGACCA TCGGATTTCAATGGATTGCCAATGGGGACTTACCAGGCTTTTCCCAATATTCATCCACCTCAGATACCAGCAACTCCCCCATCGTATGAATCT GTTGATGACGTTAATGCTGATAAGAATGTCTCTTCTGCACAGATTGTTG GTCCTGGGCCCAAGCCGGAAGCCCCCGCAAAGCCCCCTTCCAGACCTGTGGACACCTGCGACAACTTTGTACTACCAGAGTTGCCGTCTGTGCCAGACACACTACCGACTGCATCTGCTGGTGCCAACACCTCAGCATCTGAGGACATTGACTTTGATGATCTTTCCCGGAGATttgaagagttaaaaaagaaaacctag
- the IST1 gene encoding IST1 homolog isoform X1, which produces MLGSGFKAERLRVNLRLVINRLKLLEKKKTELAQKARKEIADYLAAGKDERARIRVEHIIREDYLVEAMEILELYCDLLLARFGLIQSMKELDSGLAESVSTLIWAAPRLQSEVAELKIVADQLCAKYSKEYGKLCRTNQIGTVNDRLMHKLSVEAPPKILVERYLIEIAKNYNVPYEPDSVVMAEAPPGIETDLIDVGFTDDVKKGGPGRGGGGGFAAPVGGPDGTVPVPMPVPMPMPSPSTPFSYPLPKGPSDFNGLPMGTYQAFPNIHPPQIPATPPSYESVDDVNADKNVSSAQIVGPGPKPEAPAKPPSRPVDTCDNFVLPELPSVPDTLPTASAGANTSASEDIDFDDLSRRFEELKKKT; this is translated from the exons ATGCTGGGCTCTGGATTTAAAGCTGAGCGTTTACGAGTCAATTTGAGACTAGTCATAAACCGTCTTAaactattggaaaaaaaaaaaa CGGAATTGgcccagaaagcaaggaaagagaTTGCTGACTATCTGGCTGCTGGGAAAGATGAACGAGCTCGGATCCGTGTGGAGCACATCATCCGAGAAGACTACCTCGTGGAGGCCATGGAGATCCTGGAGCTCTATTGTGACCTGCTGCTGGCTCGGTTTGGCCTCATCCAGTCTATGAA GGAACTAGATTCTGGTCTGGCTGAATCTGTGTCTACACTGATATGGGCTGCTCCTCGACTCCAGTCAGAAGTGGCTGAGTTGAAAATA gTTGCTGATCAGCTCTGTGCCAAGTATAGCAAGGAATATGGCAAGTTATGTAGGACCAACCAGATTGGAACTGTGAATGACAGG CTAATGCACAAACTGAGTGTGGAAGCCCCACCCAAGATCCTGGTGGAGAGATATCTGATTGAAATTGCCAAGAACTATAATGTGCCCTATGAGCCCGACTCTGTGGTCATG gCAGAAGCTCCTCCTGGCATAGAGACCGATCTTATTGATGTTGGATTCACAGATGATGTGAAGAAAGGGGGccctggaagaggaggagggggtggttTTGCTGCACCAGTTGGTGGACCTGACGGAACAGTGCCAGTGCCTATGCCTGTGCCTATGCCCATGCCCTCTCCAAGTACTCCTTTTTCCTACCCACTTCCAAAGGGACCA TCGGATTTCAATGGATTGCCAATGGGGACTTACCAGGCTTTTCCCAATATTCATCCACCTCAGATACCAGCAACTCCCCCATCGTATGAATCT GTTGATGACGTTAATGCTGATAAGAATGTCTCTTCTGCACAGATTGTTG GTCCTGGGCCCAAGCCGGAAGCCCCCGCAAAGCCCCCTTCCAGACCTGTGGACACCTGCGACAACTTTGTACTACCAGAGTTGCCGTCTGTGCCAGACACACTACCGACTGCATCTGCTGGTGCCAACACCTCAGCATCTGAGGACATTGACTTTGATGATCTTTCCCGGAGATttgaagagttaaaaaagaaaacctag